The genomic window GGGTGGACCCTGGCGGATCAACGGCTGCAAAGGCAATGGCGCTTTCGCAACTTTGTGGAAGCCTTCGGTTTTATGACCCGTGTGGCACTGCTAGCTGAAGCCATGAACCATCACCCGGAATGGAGCAACGTCTATGCCACTGTGACGATCGAGTTGACGACCCATGACGTCAACGGATTGAGCGATCGTGATTTGAAGCTCGCCGAAGCAATCAATTTGCTTGAGCCTGGCTGATCAAAACTCACTCAGGCGAAACTGCTGCCAGCATGGAATCAAAGAACGGCTGTGGTTCCGGCACCCTCCCGTTCCCCTGACGGCAAGCCCATGAACGACGCAATCGCATCCGAAGCAACCACTCAACCTGATCATGGCGAAGCGCTCGAGCAAGACCGGTGCGTACCGGTAACAA from Prochlorococcus marinus str. MIT 9313 includes these protein-coding regions:
- a CDS encoding 4a-hydroxytetrahydrobiopterin dehydratase, translating into MTATLLTAEQLSSVAEKLPGWTLADQRLQRQWRFRNFVEAFGFMTRVALLAEAMNHHPEWSNVYATVTIELTTHDVNGLSDRDLKLAEAINLLEPG